In Aquimarina sp. TRL1, a single window of DNA contains:
- a CDS encoding CPBP family intramembrane glutamic endopeptidase produces MNVGLILTYGSLVGSVLFARYPLLVLKRVQLWQLVLVISLGAALVFGYATSIAIGYGVLYGGIIFWSQKTKNTWVFILSLVAAIPLLFHFSFTGFHNFKYLDAIRITETSSPYSLYFNLDKTLIAVFILGFSGRKKEISWKRVFSTILPVLGLMSTVFIALALMFGYAKFEWKLPYFTPVWILINLLFVCTAEEVLFRKWIQTRLEDSMRSKNKHIVAIAISAVLFGLAHYTGGVPYILLSTIAGCFYGYVYYKTKRIESAVLLHFLFNLLHFVLFSYPSYTG; encoded by the coding sequence ATGAATGTAGGGCTTATTCTCACATATGGAAGCTTAGTTGGCAGTGTCCTTTTTGCAAGGTATCCATTGCTTGTTTTAAAGAGAGTACAACTTTGGCAATTAGTATTGGTTATCTCATTAGGAGCTGCGTTGGTATTCGGATATGCTACGAGTATAGCTATAGGGTATGGGGTTCTGTATGGAGGAATTATTTTTTGGTCTCAAAAAACAAAAAATACCTGGGTATTCATACTATCTCTGGTTGCAGCCATCCCGTTACTTTTTCATTTTTCGTTTACGGGTTTTCATAATTTTAAATACCTGGATGCTATTCGGATAACAGAAACATCCAGCCCGTATAGCCTTTATTTTAATCTGGATAAAACGCTTATTGCTGTATTTATATTAGGATTTTCAGGAAGAAAAAAAGAAATCTCCTGGAAGAGGGTTTTTAGTACAATACTTCCTGTTTTGGGATTGATGAGTACAGTGTTCATTGCTTTGGCATTAATGTTTGGATATGCTAAGTTCGAATGGAAGCTACCGTATTTTACCCCTGTGTGGATTCTGATTAATTTACTTTTTGTTTGCACAGCAGAAGAAGTACTTTTTAGAAAATGGATACAGACAAGGTTAGAAGATTCCATGCGATCAAAAAATAAGCATATTGTGGCAATTGCTATATCAGCGGTTTTATTTGGTCTTGCTCATTATACCGGGGGAGTACCCTATATTCTTTTATCCACAATAGCAGGATGTTTTTACGGATATGTATATTATAAAACAAAACGAATAGAGAGTGCTGTACTGCTTCATTTTTTGTTTAATCTATTACATTTTGTCCTGTTTTCGTATCCTTCATATACAGGCTGA
- a CDS encoding DUF885 family protein — translation MIIRQIINKGVPVLCALIVLGSCKKEEKKETTPSQEEIAAYSKKMNDWFEETFQEDVAESPMWQAYLGIKTEDYGKWDDISPVKEAKDHEKAQKQLAYLQDSIKVEKLNKETQLSYKLKKENLENEIADYKYRLYNYPVNQMHGMHAELPAFLINMHRVETVKDAEAYIARLHGMKPLFTQLENNLDDREAKGILPPKFVFDKVLDDCRNIIKGVPFDASGEESALYADFKKKIGTLEITEEEKKRLEEEAKKGLLEGVQPAYRHLIVFLEDQQKRATTEDGVWKFPDGTAFYNQALQRTTTTKMTAEEIHALGLSEVARIHDEMRAIMKKVGFKGNLQEFFVFMKEDAQFYYPNSAAGKKEYLEQAVALIDTMKSKLDDLFMTKPKADIVVKAVEPFREKSAGKAFYESGTPDGSRPGIYYANLYDMEAMPKYQMEALAYHEGIPGHHMQLSIARELENIPKFRKFGGYTAYIEGWGLYNEFLPKEIGMYSDPYADFGRLAMELWRACRLVVDTGIHAKKWTREEGITYYETNTPNAKSDAVKMVERHIVMASQATAYKIGMNKILELREQAKKQLGAAFDIREFHDVVLTNGALPLTVLEELVLEWVKTKETTS, via the coding sequence ATGATTATCAGACAAATAATAAATAAAGGAGTTCCTGTTCTATGTGCTCTGATTGTTTTAGGAAGTTGCAAAAAAGAAGAAAAAAAAGAAACAACTCCTTCTCAGGAGGAGATAGCAGCTTATTCTAAAAAAATGAATGATTGGTTTGAAGAGACATTTCAGGAAGATGTAGCTGAATCACCAATGTGGCAGGCTTATTTGGGGATTAAGACAGAAGATTATGGAAAGTGGGATGATATCTCACCGGTAAAAGAAGCCAAAGATCACGAAAAAGCCCAAAAACAATTAGCGTATCTTCAGGATTCAATAAAAGTAGAAAAACTCAATAAGGAGACACAATTGAGTTATAAGCTAAAGAAAGAAAATTTAGAAAATGAGATAGCGGATTATAAATACAGATTGTATAATTATCCAGTGAATCAAATGCATGGAATGCATGCAGAGTTACCTGCTTTCCTTATCAATATGCATCGTGTAGAGACGGTAAAAGATGCAGAAGCCTATATTGCTAGATTGCATGGGATGAAGCCATTATTTACACAATTGGAAAACAATTTAGATGATCGGGAAGCAAAAGGGATTCTTCCTCCGAAATTTGTATTTGATAAGGTGCTAGATGATTGCCGTAATATTATAAAAGGAGTTCCGTTTGATGCTTCTGGAGAAGAAAGTGCTTTGTATGCAGACTTCAAAAAGAAGATAGGCACACTGGAAATAACAGAAGAAGAAAAAAAACGTCTGGAAGAGGAAGCGAAAAAAGGATTGCTGGAAGGAGTACAGCCAGCTTATAGACATTTGATAGTATTTTTGGAAGATCAACAGAAGAGGGCTACCACAGAGGATGGAGTCTGGAAATTTCCTGATGGAACGGCTTTTTATAATCAAGCTTTACAACGTACAACGACGACAAAAATGACAGCAGAAGAAATCCATGCTTTAGGACTGTCTGAAGTTGCTCGTATTCATGATGAAATGAGAGCGATTATGAAGAAAGTAGGTTTTAAAGGAAATCTACAGGAGTTCTTTGTTTTTATGAAAGAAGATGCACAGTTTTACTATCCGAATTCAGCAGCAGGAAAAAAAGAATACCTGGAACAGGCAGTGGCACTAATTGACACGATGAAGTCAAAATTAGATGATTTATTTATGACCAAGCCCAAAGCAGATATTGTTGTAAAAGCTGTGGAGCCTTTTAGAGAAAAAAGTGCAGGAAAAGCATTTTATGAAAGTGGAACTCCGGATGGATCAAGACCTGGGATCTATTATGCAAATTTATACGATATGGAAGCAATGCCGAAGTATCAAATGGAGGCTCTGGCTTATCATGAGGGAATTCCGGGACATCATATGCAATTATCCATAGCCCGAGAACTGGAAAATATTCCGAAGTTTAGAAAGTTTGGAGGATACACAGCTTATATCGAAGGGTGGGGATTGTATAATGAATTCTTGCCAAAAGAAATAGGAATGTATAGCGATCCATATGCAGATTTTGGAAGATTAGCGATGGAACTATGGAGAGCATGCAGATTAGTAGTTGATACAGGGATTCATGCCAAAAAATGGACAAGAGAGGAAGGAATTACGTATTATGAAACCAATACGCCAAATGCGAAAAGTGACGCTGTAAAGATGGTTGAGAGGCATATTGTAATGGCTAGTCAGGCAACCGCTTATAAGATCGGAATGAATAAAATATTGGAGCTTAGAGAGCAAGCCAAAAAGCAGCTTGGAGCAGCATTTGATATCAGAGAGTTTCATGATGTAGTGCTCACCAATGGAGCACTTCCGCTGACAGTATTAGAAGAATTGGTGTTGGAATGGGTAAAAACAAAAGAAACAACTTCCTGA
- a CDS encoding response regulator: MKLYRFFIRSFLIIISSSLSGQTTTKEQLNKVSQKAFMLMQQDAYYESFTLLDSVIAIAQRKHFKDIEANTYNRYGLAYVQLNHFKKAEEFYLKAMKINDSLSHTKMLCDNLVNLAHAYMLQKNYKKLDSFFPIVKQKVADLKRPEIFFNYETEIMASFNRERFDHVIEVARKALKEITFQEYQSFFTGDDYKKILKKRFTVTYQLYLGFSLMETKKNVQEAYHLLTALQKENLEKILWFSPRVFKNKSRLYYYKSKYFTANQDSVAYYTSKSRENNLIAINMLEEKTSSHSKYIIEKIKTEKKIEQVKLLSDKEKNQKETAKVISILSVLIGILSVICAYYFYISGKYRKEKNVALREKNKRLMALDTQRTRFFSVVSHELRTPIYALTGLTEMLKNEKNATMAKKHISAIEFSGNQLLSIAENVLQYTKLKVDSISLEKNTVDIARVIETLCHSLSSEAARRKVTMHTDFSDIQEPLVVIDKRVIVQIMYNLVTNAIRFSEKGNVWVSVEGYKSDEENKTILHFIIKDDGVGIPYEKQEDIFKDYRTTGGAIDPKKGIGLGLQIVKRLLRLYNSEVNLISEEGKGATFSFFLTLEKGKEENIENPISFYKERLANKRILNVDDNQLNLLITSKVLKDIKVECDVVDNGDAAISLVKKNNYNLILMDVNMPGKDGNETTKEIRKFNSTIPIIALTAVDLKEVQETVYSSGMNDIITKPYNTEQFYEKICDYIIKAEEG, encoded by the coding sequence ATGAAGCTTTATAGGTTTTTTATACGTTCCTTTCTGATTATCATTTCTTCGTCCTTGTCTGGTCAGACAACAACTAAGGAGCAGTTAAATAAAGTTAGCCAAAAAGCTTTTATGTTGATGCAGCAAGATGCATACTATGAGTCTTTTACACTTCTGGATTCTGTTATAGCAATCGCCCAAAGAAAACATTTTAAAGATATTGAAGCCAATACCTATAATCGATATGGATTAGCGTATGTGCAACTTAATCATTTTAAGAAAGCAGAAGAATTTTATCTCAAAGCGATGAAAATTAATGACTCCTTAAGTCATACAAAGATGCTATGTGATAATCTGGTTAATTTGGCACATGCCTATATGCTACAAAAGAACTATAAAAAATTAGATAGTTTTTTTCCTATAGTAAAACAAAAGGTAGCTGATCTAAAAAGACCAGAGATATTCTTTAATTACGAAACAGAGATCATGGCATCTTTTAACCGGGAACGTTTTGATCACGTTATCGAAGTAGCGAGAAAAGCACTGAAAGAAATCACTTTTCAAGAGTATCAGTCCTTCTTTACAGGAGATGATTATAAAAAAATATTGAAAAAACGATTTACTGTTACCTATCAGTTGTATTTAGGCTTTTCACTCATGGAAACCAAAAAGAATGTGCAAGAAGCATATCATTTATTGACGGCGTTGCAAAAAGAAAATCTGGAAAAAATTTTGTGGTTTAGCCCTAGAGTTTTTAAGAATAAATCACGATTGTATTATTATAAATCGAAATACTTCACTGCCAACCAGGATTCTGTAGCATATTATACCAGTAAGTCAAGAGAAAATAACCTCATAGCAATTAATATGCTGGAGGAAAAAACAAGTTCTCATAGTAAATACATTATAGAAAAAATAAAAACGGAAAAGAAAATAGAGCAGGTAAAACTATTATCTGATAAAGAAAAAAACCAGAAAGAAACAGCAAAGGTTATTTCTATTTTATCAGTATTGATAGGGATTCTCTCCGTGATATGTGCTTATTACTTTTATATATCAGGTAAGTATAGAAAGGAAAAAAATGTAGCATTGAGAGAAAAAAATAAACGTTTGATGGCACTGGATACACAACGAACTCGTTTTTTCTCTGTGGTAAGCCACGAATTGAGAACTCCAATCTATGCATTGACAGGTCTGACAGAAATGCTTAAGAATGAAAAGAATGCCACGATGGCAAAGAAGCATATTAGTGCTATAGAGTTTTCGGGGAATCAATTGTTATCCATTGCAGAAAATGTATTGCAGTATACCAAACTAAAAGTAGATTCTATTTCCTTGGAAAAAAATACAGTGGATATTGCTAGAGTGATAGAAACATTATGTCATTCTTTATCTTCAGAAGCTGCCAGAAGAAAAGTTACTATGCATACAGATTTCTCGGATATACAAGAACCGTTAGTGGTAATCGATAAGCGGGTTATTGTACAGATTATGTATAACCTGGTAACCAATGCGATTCGTTTTAGCGAAAAAGGAAATGTATGGGTGAGTGTAGAAGGGTATAAGAGTGATGAAGAAAATAAAACAATTCTTCATTTTATTATTAAAGATGATGGGGTAGGAATCCCTTATGAGAAACAAGAAGATATATTTAAGGATTACCGTACAACAGGAGGAGCAATTGACCCTAAAAAAGGAATCGGACTGGGATTGCAAATCGTAAAAAGACTCCTGAGATTGTATAATTCTGAGGTGAATCTAATCTCTGAAGAAGGTAAAGGAGCTACTTTTTCATTTTTTCTGACCTTGGAAAAAGGAAAAGAAGAAAACATAGAGAATCCAATTTCATTTTATAAAGAGCGATTGGCAAACAAAAGAATATTAAATGTTGATGATAATCAGCTTAACTTATTGATAACAAGTAAGGTGCTGAAGGATATTAAAGTCGAGTGTGATGTGGTAGATAATGGAGATGCAGCTATTAGTTTGGTGAAAAAAAATAACTATAATCTAATTCTGATGGATGTTAATATGCCGGGAAAAGACGGAAATGAGACCACCAAAGAAATTAGAAAGTTCAATAGTACTATACCGATTATTGCACTAACTGCTGTGGATCTAAAAGAAGTGCAGGAAACGGTATATTCTTCAGGAATGAATGATATTATTACGAAACCTTATAATACGGAACAGTTTTATGAGAAGATATGTGATTATATCATAAAAGCAGAAGAAGGATAA
- a CDS encoding protein-disulfide reductase DsbD encodes MRFLLLLTFVFISHLGIGQIHDPVIWNAAVEKENDSIYSLVFSGDIEREWHVYSQQGYPEDAIAPIPLSFVYPKEEGFTRIGKASESKTKTSYNEVFELDETYFEIEAILTQKIKVTDKNLRYIKAEIEYQVCKEVCINENRYFLFDLVALKGRVIKAAEYESSEIKEEAPKEIKTSSLPFSSNQGTGAEKDKVETTEKSSKKGLWSIFFIAFFSGFAALLTPCVFPMIPMTVSFFTKQSKNRAVGIRNALLYGLFIIVIYVALGSVVTGIFGADALNALSTNVWFNLIFFALLVIFAISFLGAFEIMLPNSWANKVDRQADRGGMVGIFFMALALAIVSFSCTGPIVGTLLVESASKGGVAPIMGMLGFSLAIALPFALFALFPGWLNSLPKSGGWLNTVKVFLGFLELAFAFKFLSNADLVLQLHWLEREVFLAIWIAIFGVLGLYLLGKIQLPHDSPIERISVGRLLLAILTLTFTIYLIPGLWGAPLKLISGFPPPLSYSESPYGVGSSKGSAVLSGVPLPEGAKYGEHDIITFTDYDKGLAYAKKVNKPVLIDFTGYACVNCRKMEENVWVQPKVLKLLSCDVVMISLYVDYKKELPKDEQYISETTGKKIKTIGNKWSDFQIRKYKANAQPYYVLTDLEENNLNDPIGYTSDAAVFLDWLENGIKKYPK; translated from the coding sequence ATGAGGTTTTTATTACTCCTGACTTTTGTGTTTATCTCCCACCTGGGAATTGGACAAATACATGATCCGGTGATTTGGAATGCTGCTGTAGAAAAAGAAAATGACTCTATATACAGTCTGGTTTTTTCTGGAGATATAGAAAGAGAATGGCATGTATATTCGCAGCAAGGCTATCCGGAAGATGCAATAGCGCCAATCCCACTTTCTTTTGTGTATCCAAAAGAAGAAGGTTTCACAAGAATAGGAAAAGCATCGGAAAGCAAAACAAAGACTTCGTACAATGAGGTTTTTGAGCTTGATGAAACGTATTTTGAGATAGAAGCGATATTGACGCAAAAAATAAAAGTAACTGATAAAAACCTACGCTATATAAAAGCAGAGATAGAGTATCAGGTATGCAAAGAAGTGTGTATTAACGAGAACAGGTATTTTCTGTTTGATCTCGTTGCTCTAAAAGGGCGTGTGATAAAAGCAGCTGAATATGAATCTTCGGAAATTAAAGAAGAAGCCCCCAAGGAGATAAAAACAAGCTCATTGCCGTTTTCTTCCAATCAAGGTACTGGAGCAGAAAAAGACAAAGTTGAAACAACTGAAAAAAGCTCGAAAAAAGGATTGTGGAGTATCTTTTTTATTGCCTTCTTTTCTGGGTTTGCTGCTTTGTTGACACCATGTGTTTTTCCAATGATACCAATGACAGTTAGTTTTTTTACGAAGCAAAGTAAAAATAGAGCTGTAGGAATTCGAAATGCCTTATTGTATGGATTGTTTATTATTGTTATTTATGTAGCATTAGGATCTGTAGTTACCGGAATTTTTGGAGCAGATGCCTTGAATGCATTGTCCACCAATGTTTGGTTTAATCTTATATTTTTTGCCTTATTAGTCATTTTTGCAATTTCCTTTTTAGGAGCATTTGAAATCATGTTGCCTAATTCTTGGGCAAATAAAGTAGACCGACAAGCCGATAGAGGAGGGATGGTAGGAATTTTCTTTATGGCATTGGCATTGGCGATTGTTTCTTTTTCTTGCACAGGACCTATTGTAGGAACACTTCTCGTAGAATCTGCTTCTAAGGGAGGAGTCGCTCCAATTATGGGAATGCTGGGGTTTTCTCTGGCGATCGCATTGCCCTTTGCATTATTTGCATTGTTTCCGGGATGGCTTAATTCACTTCCCAAAAGCGGAGGATGGCTTAATACAGTAAAAGTATTTTTAGGGTTTTTAGAGTTGGCATTCGCTTTTAAGTTTTTATCTAATGCTGATTTAGTGTTACAATTACACTGGCTGGAAAGAGAAGTGTTTTTAGCTATTTGGATAGCGATATTCGGAGTGTTGGGGCTGTACTTATTAGGAAAGATTCAATTGCCGCATGATTCTCCCATAGAACGGATATCGGTAGGGAGATTATTATTAGCGATACTAACATTGACATTTACAATATACCTTATTCCGGGATTATGGGGAGCACCTCTTAAGTTAATCAGTGGTTTTCCTCCTCCTTTGAGCTATAGTGAATCACCCTATGGAGTAGGAAGTTCAAAAGGAAGTGCAGTGCTTAGTGGAGTTCCTCTGCCAGAAGGCGCAAAATACGGAGAACACGATATCATAACTTTTACAGATTATGATAAGGGATTGGCTTATGCAAAAAAAGTAAACAAACCTGTATTGATTGATTTTACAGGCTATGCCTGTGTCAATTGCAGAAAGATGGAAGAAAACGTTTGGGTGCAACCGAAAGTATTAAAACTACTGAGTTGTGATGTCGTAATGATTTCTCTTTACGTAGATTATAAAAAAGAATTACCAAAAGATGAACAATACATATCAGAGACAACCGGCAAAAAGATAAAAACAATAGGGAATAAATGGAGTGATTTCCAGATTCGAAAGTATAAAGCAAATGCACAGCCATATTATGTATTAACGGATCTTGAGGAAAACAACCTGAATGACCCTATAGGATATACATCAGATGCAGCAGTGTTTTTAGATTGGCTAGAAAACGGCATCAAGAAGTATCCTAAATAA
- the tilS gene encoding tRNA lysidine(34) synthetase TilS encodes MLLRFKNHIDKTLPFFKKQKVIIACSGGLDSMVLTSLCNQLHIDIALAHCNFKLRGDESDVDELFVENNATRLDIPFFSTSFDTEYYAREQKVSIQMAARALRYEWFETLIKGTKYTWVATAHHADDSLETFLINLSRGTGIDGLTGIPAINGVYVRPLLPFSREEIHQYATTNKLQWREDSSNASTKYIRNKLRHDVIPQLKEIQPQLLQNVEKTLGYLQQSSAFIKDQVAGIREQLFVYEDTGVIKVPVAPFLLMENPKSYLYFLFKEYGFTSWDDVVGMLSSQSGKQLFSETHRLLKNRDNLLITPIQRQVANKTYQIPEEERVVMIDSGTLRFEEVKEIDKTALNTVYLDKEKLKYPLIVRKWKEGDYFYPLGMRGKKKLSKYFKDEKLSLIEKEHVWLLCSGSEEEIVWVVNYRADHRFRITSQTKQILKITIRL; translated from the coding sequence TTGTTATTACGATTCAAAAATCATATCGATAAAACCCTTCCTTTTTTTAAAAAACAAAAAGTGATCATTGCCTGTAGTGGGGGATTGGATAGTATGGTATTAACATCACTGTGTAATCAGTTGCATATTGATATAGCTCTTGCTCATTGTAATTTTAAATTGAGAGGGGATGAAAGTGATGTCGATGAATTGTTTGTAGAAAATAATGCTACTCGATTAGATATTCCATTTTTTTCTACTTCTTTTGATACAGAGTACTATGCCAGAGAACAAAAAGTTTCCATACAGATGGCAGCCAGAGCATTGCGATACGAATGGTTTGAAACTTTAATTAAAGGCACAAAATATACCTGGGTAGCTACAGCACATCATGCTGATGATTCTCTGGAAACTTTTTTGATAAACTTATCCAGAGGAACTGGGATCGATGGACTTACAGGAATTCCTGCTATAAATGGAGTGTATGTTCGTCCATTATTGCCTTTTTCCAGAGAGGAAATTCATCAATATGCTACTACTAATAAACTTCAGTGGAGAGAAGATAGTAGTAATGCCAGTACTAAATACATCCGAAATAAACTAAGACATGATGTAATTCCACAGCTCAAAGAGATACAACCACAATTATTACAGAATGTAGAGAAAACACTTGGATACTTGCAACAAAGCAGTGCATTTATAAAAGATCAGGTAGCAGGAATCAGAGAACAGTTATTTGTATACGAAGATACAGGTGTGATAAAAGTACCGGTAGCCCCCTTTTTACTAATGGAAAACCCCAAAAGTTATCTGTATTTTTTATTTAAAGAATATGGATTTACTTCCTGGGATGATGTAGTAGGAATGCTATCTTCTCAATCAGGAAAACAACTGTTTTCAGAAACACATCGATTGCTAAAAAACAGAGACAACTTATTAATAACGCCCATACAAAGGCAAGTAGCCAATAAAACATATCAAATTCCCGAAGAAGAAAGGGTCGTGATGATTGATTCGGGAACATTGCGTTTTGAGGAAGTTAAGGAAATTGATAAAACAGCCCTAAATACAGTCTACCTTGATAAAGAAAAGTTAAAATATCCATTAATTGTAAGAAAATGGAAAGAAGGCGACTATTTTTATCCCTTGGGAATGAGAGGGAAGAAGAAGCTGAGTAAATATTTTAAAGATGAAAAATTATCTTTAATAGAAAAAGAACATGTTTGGTTATTGTGTTCAGGGTCAGAAGAAGAAATCGTCTGGGTAGTGAATTACAGAGCTGATCATAGGTTTAGAATAACATCTCAAACAAAACAAATACTAAAAATAACAATACGCTTATGA
- a CDS encoding CocE/NonD family hydrolase, translating to MRTITSKLVSALFLIISITAYSQDKATYQVKDNYTKLEVDIVMRDGVKLHTTIYSPKDTSKKYPILMTRTPYSSRPYGKDQFRSKIGPNEFLMKEGNIIVYQDVRGRWMSEGVYDNMRAYIPNKKGKQFDEASDTYDTIDWLVKNVENNNGRVGIWGISYPGFYATYSLLDAHPSLKAVSPQACIGDFFFDDFHHNGAYLLSYWKITPLFGHEKTKPVQEAWYTLPDIKTKDQYQFFLDAGPLTNLEKHYEPNNVFWNQIKEHPNYDDFWQKRGIIQHLKDIKPAVMVVGGLFDAEDLYGPFETYKNIEKKSSNYNTMVFGPWSHGDWARNKKRQAIGNVYFGDDLSLNYQKNVETKFFNHFLKGDGSHNTGLPEIQIYDTGKKEWNTFDVWPPKNTEKKTFYLTAEGNLGATAGTTPAEFISDPAKPVPYTEDIKVVFTPRKYMTDDQRFAARRPDVLVYETPVMEEDMTLSGDILAKLQVATTGTDADWVVKVIDVYPPDAKDTEETQEYLKMSNYHLMVRSEVMRGRFRNDFSKPEPFVPNKKTAVTVKLQDVHHTIKKGHKLQIQVQSTWFPLIDRNPQTFVPNIFKAKASDYTKQTHRVYSDSSIEFSVLK from the coding sequence ATGAGAACCATTACCAGCAAACTGGTATCAGCTTTGTTTCTGATAATCAGTATCACAGCTTATTCACAGGATAAAGCTACGTACCAAGTAAAAGACAATTACACTAAATTAGAAGTGGATATTGTCATGAGGGATGGAGTGAAACTTCATACTACTATCTATTCTCCTAAAGACACTAGTAAAAAATATCCAATTTTGATGACACGAACTCCATATAGTTCCAGACCATATGGAAAAGATCAGTTTCGATCAAAAATAGGACCGAATGAATTCCTGATGAAAGAAGGAAATATCATCGTATACCAGGATGTAAGAGGAAGATGGATGAGTGAGGGAGTGTATGATAATATGAGAGCGTATATCCCTAACAAAAAGGGGAAGCAGTTTGATGAAGCGAGTGATACGTATGATACGATAGACTGGTTAGTGAAAAATGTAGAAAATAACAATGGTCGAGTAGGAATATGGGGAATTTCATATCCTGGATTTTATGCGACGTATTCTTTACTAGATGCACATCCCTCTTTAAAAGCAGTTTCTCCTCAGGCGTGTATTGGAGATTTCTTTTTTGATGATTTCCATCATAATGGAGCGTATTTACTTAGTTATTGGAAAATAACACCTCTGTTTGGACATGAGAAAACAAAACCGGTACAAGAGGCATGGTATACGTTGCCAGATATAAAAACAAAGGATCAATATCAGTTTTTCCTGGATGCAGGTCCCTTGACCAATCTGGAAAAACATTATGAACCGAATAATGTTTTCTGGAATCAGATAAAAGAACATCCTAATTATGATGATTTTTGGCAAAAAAGAGGAATTATCCAGCATTTGAAAGATATTAAGCCAGCAGTAATGGTAGTTGGAGGGCTTTTTGATGCAGAAGATTTGTACGGTCCTTTCGAGACCTATAAAAATATAGAGAAGAAAAGTTCGAATTATAATACCATGGTTTTCGGACCTTGGAGTCATGGAGATTGGGCAAGGAACAAAAAGAGACAAGCAATAGGAAATGTCTATTTTGGAGATGACCTATCGCTGAATTATCAAAAAAATGTAGAAACAAAATTCTTTAATCACTTTCTGAAAGGCGATGGAAGCCATAACACTGGATTACCTGAGATTCAAATTTATGATACAGGAAAAAAAGAATGGAATACTTTTGATGTATGGCCTCCAAAAAATACAGAGAAAAAGACATTTTATTTGACAGCAGAAGGAAACTTAGGAGCTACTGCAGGAACTACACCTGCTGAGTTTATAAGTGATCCAGCTAAACCTGTTCCATATACTGAGGATATAAAAGTAGTGTTTACTCCCAGAAAATATATGACAGATGATCAACGATTTGCTGCGAGAAGACCAGATGTATTGGTATATGAAACTCCAGTTATGGAAGAAGATATGACCCTGTCCGGAGATATCCTGGCTAAACTACAGGTAGCAACAACAGGAACAGATGCAGACTGGGTTGTAAAAGTAATTGATGTATATCCTCCGGATGCCAAGGATACGGAAGAAACACAAGAATACCTGAAAATGTCTAATTACCATTTAATGGTTAGAAGTGAAGTGATGAGAGGTCGCTTTAGAAATGATTTTAGTAAGCCGGAACCTTTTGTCCCGAATAAAAAAACAGCAGTGACTGTAAAATTACAAGATGTCCATCATACCATAAAAAAAGGTCATAAATTACAGATACAGGTTCAAAGTACTTGGTTCCCATTAATTGACCGGAATCCACAGACATTTGTACCGAATATCTTCAAAGCAAAAGCATCAGACTATACTAAACAAACACATCGTGTATATTCTGATTCTTCCATAGAATTTTCTGTTTTAAAATAA